Proteins from a single region of Nomia melanderi isolate GNS246 chromosome 11, iyNomMela1, whole genome shotgun sequence:
- the Slob gene encoding slowpoke binding protein isoform X3 — translation MPRLSVTGTFFSTVPRNPSITRPFRPFEIRTAFVYKRFGFGFGFGFAQRRAVPSYRDEQARSKRIAMESGNGNDNNNDASSNSKDQDSEDVGARVNYSMNRDDRSMATRHRNFSQNSQFRGKRIPTSWERPFGNEWLVAGNANETDPVCNRCFENLIHQWHNSRNRSPDRNAAGKRFDFSNDSEPADRNGRHSYTALGHGPSVCEDVGECMEMEKRSRDRALSICQAYIRRTPRYSLVKQLNNLGSRVDKHWFAVRDVSLKTDRLITLAPLSSNCSLIVSSLTKNILSDLFLALQHPYICPIFDIDFLEYERENYVIVVQPISQGSLKDLIYGIERTGWNEDWSQKYAARGKGLPLPQIQQMGRQVLEALIFLKKREFPMVMHLHSGNVLVQNGVARLAGLENTLLGFTSRIHPVIASRISQTTPIDIVSFGHMLFEMCAGYELRSFKPNSMHLSDLEMYPQVIELLKYIFGEPTSRRRNIEELLVHDLFRNIDLREMRCAPVTIFRPSLTPSVANLLDGIKRQNLNKRQRSRSISDVYLTRRFW, via the exons ATGCCTCGGCTGTCAGTCACCGGCACATTCTTTTCTACCGTTCCTCGGAATCCCTCGATTACGCGACCTTTTCGCCCTTTCGAAATTCGAACCGCGTTCGTTTACAAACGATTCGGATTCGGATTCGGATTCGGGTTCGCGCAACGGCGAGCGGTGCCTTCGTACCGCGACGAACAAGCACGATCGAAACGAATCGCGATGGAATCGGGAAACGGAAACGACAACAACAACGACGCGTCTTCGAACTCGAAAGATCAGGATTCCGAGGACGTCGGTGCGAGAGTGAATTATTCGATGAACCGCGATGATCGATCGATGGCGACTCGTCACAGGAATTTCTCGCAGAATTCCCAGTTTCGAGGAAAACGAATACCCACGAGTTGGGAACGGCCGTTTGG AAACGAATGGCTGGTCGCTGGCAACGCGAACGAGACCGATCCAGTTTGTAATCGTTGCTTCGAGAACCTAATCCATCAATGGCATAATTCGAGAAATCGTTCTCCCGATCGAAACGCCGCTGGTAAACGGTTCGATTTTTCGAATGATTCGGAGCCGGCCGACAg AAATGGAAGGCACAGCTACACGGCATTGGGCCACGGACCATCGGTTTGCGAGGATGTCGGCGAGTGCATGGAAATGGAGAAAAGATCTCGAGATCGTGCTTTATCAATTTGCCAGGCTTATATCCGAAGAACGCCGCGCTATAGTCTCGTCAAGCAGCTGAATAATCTCG GCTCGAGAGTGGACAAACATTGGTTCGCGGTGAGGGACGTTTCCCTGAAGACCGATCGACTGATCACCTTGGCTCCGTTGAGCAGCAACTGCTCGCTGATCGTTTCTTCGCTGACAAAGAACATTTTAAGCGACTTGTTTTTGGCCTTACAACATCCGTACATATGCCCTATATtcgacattgattttctcgaataCGAACGCGAGAATTACGTGATCGTGGTTCAGCCGATCAGTCAAGGTAGCCTGAAAGACTTGATATACGGG ATCGAAAGGACCGGCTGGAACGAGGATTGGAGCCAAAAGTACGCGGCTCGCGGCAAAGGACTTCCCTTGCCTCAGATTCAGCAAATGGGCCGCCAAGTGTTGGAAGCGTtgatatttctaaagaaaaggGAGTTCCCGATGGTGATGCATTTACATTCGGGCAACGTGCTCGTTCAGAACGGCGTTGCTCGACTCGCCGGCCTCGAGAACACGCTCCTCGGTTTCACCAGCCGTATACATCCAGTAATCGCTTCGCGAATCTCACAGACTACTCCCATCGACATCGTGTCCTTCG GTCATATGCTATTTGAAATGTGCGCCGGTTACGAATTGCGATCGTTTAAACCGAATTCCATGCATCTCTCGGATCTTGAAATGTATCCACAA GTGATCGAGCTACTGAAGTACATATTCGGCGAGCCAACTAGTCGGCGAAGAAACATCGAAGAGCTTCTAGTTCACGACTTGTTCAGAAACATCGATCTTCGCGAAATGCGGTGCGCACCAGTGACG ATATTTCGTCCGTCACTGACACCGTCGGTCGCAAACTTGCTCGATGGGATTAAACGACAAAACCTGAATAAGAG ACAGAGATCGCGGTCTATAAGCGACGTGTATTTAACGCGCAGATTTTGGTAA
- the Slob gene encoding slowpoke binding protein isoform X4: MPRLSVTGTFFSTVPRNPSITRPFRPFEIRTAFVYKRFGFGFGFGFAQRRAVPSYRDEQARSKRIAMESGNGNDNNNDASSNSKDQDSEDVGARVNYSMNRDDRSMATRHRNFSQNSQFRGKRIPTSWERPFGNEWLVAGNANETDPVCNRCFENLIHQWHNSRNRSPDRNAAGKRFDFSNDSEPADRNGRHSYTALGHGPSVCEDVGECMEMEKRSRDRALSICQAYIRRTPRYSLVKQLNNLGSRVDKHWFAVRDVSLKTDRLITLAPLSSNCSLIVSSLTKNILSDLFLALQHPYICPIFDIDFLEYERENYVIVVQPISQGSLKDLIYGIERTGWNEDWSQKYAARGKGLPLPQIQQMGRQVLEALIFLKKREFPMVMHLHSGNVLVQNGVARLAGLENTLLGFTSRIHPVIASRISQTTPIDIVSFGHMLFEMCAGYELRSFKPNSMHLSDLEMYPQVIELLKYIFGEPTSRRRNIEELLVHDLFRNIDLREMRCAPVTIFRPSLTPSVANLLDGIKRQNLNKRQRSRSISDVYLTRRF; encoded by the exons ATGCCTCGGCTGTCAGTCACCGGCACATTCTTTTCTACCGTTCCTCGGAATCCCTCGATTACGCGACCTTTTCGCCCTTTCGAAATTCGAACCGCGTTCGTTTACAAACGATTCGGATTCGGATTCGGATTCGGGTTCGCGCAACGGCGAGCGGTGCCTTCGTACCGCGACGAACAAGCACGATCGAAACGAATCGCGATGGAATCGGGAAACGGAAACGACAACAACAACGACGCGTCTTCGAACTCGAAAGATCAGGATTCCGAGGACGTCGGTGCGAGAGTGAATTATTCGATGAACCGCGATGATCGATCGATGGCGACTCGTCACAGGAATTTCTCGCAGAATTCCCAGTTTCGAGGAAAACGAATACCCACGAGTTGGGAACGGCCGTTTGG AAACGAATGGCTGGTCGCTGGCAACGCGAACGAGACCGATCCAGTTTGTAATCGTTGCTTCGAGAACCTAATCCATCAATGGCATAATTCGAGAAATCGTTCTCCCGATCGAAACGCCGCTGGTAAACGGTTCGATTTTTCGAATGATTCGGAGCCGGCCGACAg AAATGGAAGGCACAGCTACACGGCATTGGGCCACGGACCATCGGTTTGCGAGGATGTCGGCGAGTGCATGGAAATGGAGAAAAGATCTCGAGATCGTGCTTTATCAATTTGCCAGGCTTATATCCGAAGAACGCCGCGCTATAGTCTCGTCAAGCAGCTGAATAATCTCG GCTCGAGAGTGGACAAACATTGGTTCGCGGTGAGGGACGTTTCCCTGAAGACCGATCGACTGATCACCTTGGCTCCGTTGAGCAGCAACTGCTCGCTGATCGTTTCTTCGCTGACAAAGAACATTTTAAGCGACTTGTTTTTGGCCTTACAACATCCGTACATATGCCCTATATtcgacattgattttctcgaataCGAACGCGAGAATTACGTGATCGTGGTTCAGCCGATCAGTCAAGGTAGCCTGAAAGACTTGATATACGGG ATCGAAAGGACCGGCTGGAACGAGGATTGGAGCCAAAAGTACGCGGCTCGCGGCAAAGGACTTCCCTTGCCTCAGATTCAGCAAATGGGCCGCCAAGTGTTGGAAGCGTtgatatttctaaagaaaaggGAGTTCCCGATGGTGATGCATTTACATTCGGGCAACGTGCTCGTTCAGAACGGCGTTGCTCGACTCGCCGGCCTCGAGAACACGCTCCTCGGTTTCACCAGCCGTATACATCCAGTAATCGCTTCGCGAATCTCACAGACTACTCCCATCGACATCGTGTCCTTCG GTCATATGCTATTTGAAATGTGCGCCGGTTACGAATTGCGATCGTTTAAACCGAATTCCATGCATCTCTCGGATCTTGAAATGTATCCACAA GTGATCGAGCTACTGAAGTACATATTCGGCGAGCCAACTAGTCGGCGAAGAAACATCGAAGAGCTTCTAGTTCACGACTTGTTCAGAAACATCGATCTTCGCGAAATGCGGTGCGCACCAGTGACG ATATTTCGTCCGTCACTGACACCGTCGGTCGCAAACTTGCTCGATGGGATTAAACGACAAAACCTGAATAAGAG ACAGAGATCGCGGTCTATAAGCGACGTGTATTTAACGCGCAGATTTTG A
- the Slob gene encoding slowpoke binding protein isoform X7, whose protein sequence is MFNLYQNLNKRDEDHKEPDVTGHDRFWQERPRTRRKRRAVNRRTQSAIELDSEAIVSARGTLRRGRSASIEDEESDEEKGYQLTNKIDNLAKILFSRVSAARGCKESDVRNGRHSYTALGHGPSVCEDVGECMEMEKRSRDRALSICQAYIRRTPRYSLVKQLNNLGSRVDKHWFAVRDVSLKTDRLITLAPLSSNCSLIVSSLTKNILSDLFLALQHPYICPIFDIDFLEYERENYVIVVQPISQGSLKDLIYGIERTGWNEDWSQKYAARGKGLPLPQIQQMGRQVLEALIFLKKREFPMVMHLHSGNVLVQNGVARLAGLENTLLGFTSRIHPVIASRISQTTPIDIVSFGHMLFEMCAGYELRSFKPNSMHLSDLEMYPQVIELLKYIFGEPTSRRRNIEELLVHDLFRNIDLREMRCAPVTIFRPSLTPSVANLLDGIKRQNLNKRVSGLDMVDVDALSLHRPDTVCEHSLLDEIYNELSNTAV, encoded by the exons ATGTTCAATCTGTATCAGAATTTGAACAAAAGAGACGAGGATCACAAAGAACCGGACGTTACCGGGCATGACAGGTTTTGGCAGGAGCGGCCGAGAACGCGGCGGAAACGTCGCGCCGTCAACCGAAGAACCCAGAGTGCCATCGAACTCGATTCCGAGGCCATAGTATCGGCGCGTGGCACGCTCCGCCGTGGAAGAAGCGCGAGCATCGAAGATGAGGAGAGCGACGAAGAGAAGGGCTATCAGCTGACGAATAAGATCGACAATCTAGCGAAAATATTGTTTAGTCGCGTGTCCGCCGCACGAGGTTGCAAAGAATCGGACGTAAG AAATGGAAGGCACAGCTACACGGCATTGGGCCACGGACCATCGGTTTGCGAGGATGTCGGCGAGTGCATGGAAATGGAGAAAAGATCTCGAGATCGTGCTTTATCAATTTGCCAGGCTTATATCCGAAGAACGCCGCGCTATAGTCTCGTCAAGCAGCTGAATAATCTCG GCTCGAGAGTGGACAAACATTGGTTCGCGGTGAGGGACGTTTCCCTGAAGACCGATCGACTGATCACCTTGGCTCCGTTGAGCAGCAACTGCTCGCTGATCGTTTCTTCGCTGACAAAGAACATTTTAAGCGACTTGTTTTTGGCCTTACAACATCCGTACATATGCCCTATATtcgacattgattttctcgaataCGAACGCGAGAATTACGTGATCGTGGTTCAGCCGATCAGTCAAGGTAGCCTGAAAGACTTGATATACGGG ATCGAAAGGACCGGCTGGAACGAGGATTGGAGCCAAAAGTACGCGGCTCGCGGCAAAGGACTTCCCTTGCCTCAGATTCAGCAAATGGGCCGCCAAGTGTTGGAAGCGTtgatatttctaaagaaaaggGAGTTCCCGATGGTGATGCATTTACATTCGGGCAACGTGCTCGTTCAGAACGGCGTTGCTCGACTCGCCGGCCTCGAGAACACGCTCCTCGGTTTCACCAGCCGTATACATCCAGTAATCGCTTCGCGAATCTCACAGACTACTCCCATCGACATCGTGTCCTTCG GTCATATGCTATTTGAAATGTGCGCCGGTTACGAATTGCGATCGTTTAAACCGAATTCCATGCATCTCTCGGATCTTGAAATGTATCCACAA GTGATCGAGCTACTGAAGTACATATTCGGCGAGCCAACTAGTCGGCGAAGAAACATCGAAGAGCTTCTAGTTCACGACTTGTTCAGAAACATCGATCTTCGCGAAATGCGGTGCGCACCAGTGACG ATATTTCGTCCGTCACTGACACCGTCGGTCGCAAACTTGCTCGATGGGATTAAACGACAAAACCTGAATAAGAG AGTCTCGGGCTTGGACATGGTCGATGTCGATGCTTTGTCTCTGCACAGACCGGACACGGTTTGCGAACATTCGCTGCTCGACGAAATCTACAACGAGCTTTCGAACACGGCTGTATAA